DNA from Nitrospira sp.:
AGTCCTGCAATAGGCCGGACTCATCGTCATTGATGTATACACTGGCCGTGATGTGCATGGCGTTCACCAGTACGAAGCCTTCCCGTACTCCGCTCTTCTTTACCACTGCCTCCACCTGAGGCGTGATATTGATGTAGGCCCGTCTGGTCTTCGTCTCGAACCAGAGTTCTTCACGGTAGGACTTCATGATCGTTGACCGCAGCATTGTGCCTGCCGCATCGCCAGACATGCAAGAGGCTCAAGCGATCTTCGCCTTCCTACTGATCGGTGAACTTGGCCGCAAAGCGTCGACCGTTTTTCGCTCCGGCAGTCGAAAGCATCGGGTCCGGTCCTGCTCTCACGTTCAATCTTGTCGAGTGCCCATCCGCACCCAACAAACCTGTCAAAAGCTCCTACAAAATTGACAGTCCCTCGCCTTGGTGATAAGTACCGTTTCAGATTCTATGACGCTGTCCGCTGGAGGGAGGTGCTCGATGTTTGCTATCGCTAGAGGTCCGTCGTTCGTCGGCAGTCCTCTGAATTGGAATCTATTTTTTGCTCGTCAGCCGGAACCGGATCTTGAATTCACGGAAGAGGAGTTGGAACAGACAACCACGATTCGATCACCTTCCCCCATGAAGCCGCCCAGGAAATCGAGTGGGCGCCCTCTTCTGTGGGTAGTCCTGTTAGTCTTGATCGGCGCCGGCGCCTATATCGCGATAGAGTCGGAGATGATCATGGACTATGTCGGCCCGCTTCTCGGCGAATCGCCGGCTCCGCAACCACCGCCGCCTATCGCCCGAAAACCGGCGCCACCGAAGCCGGTGCCACCTGTCCCGGCTGCTCAGCCTCAAGCCGCTACTTCGACTCCGGCCCCTGCAGCACCAGTCGAGGTCCCACAAGCTGCTGCGCCGATGACGACTCCCGTTCCTGCTCCTCCATCGACCCAGCCGATGCCGACAGCCTCGGCTCCGACACAAGCCGCGCCGCAACCGACACCATCACCCGCTGTACCAGTCACCGCTTCACCGACTCCGCTGTTCAGCGAAGGCCAGCGGGTCAGTGTACTGCCGAATCCCGCCGCGCCCAGTGAAAAAGTCGTTCTTCACCAGGATGCAGAAGGAACCAGACCGGGACCGTCCATTCCACCGGGAACCGCCCTCACGATTCTCGACGGCGACCTGCAGGCCGACGGCTGGGTCTATTCCGTGCGCAGCGACTTCGGCACGAAAGGTTGGTTGACTGAGAAGCAGCTTCAATTGAAACCCTAATCATCCGATCGCGCCATTCTCGCCACGCACAGGGGAGCGGCGGTCATATCGTCGCCCCCTGTGCTATAATGCCGCCCGTTCACGCCTCCATCGTGTAGGTGAAACATCACAAGCTTCAGGAATCCATGCGCGCAGTGATCTTCGACTTCGACGGAGTCATCGCCGACACCGAGCCGCTTCATTTTGAATGTCTGCGCCGGACGCTCGCAGACATCCAGATCACTCTGACCGAGGCAGACTATTACGCTGACTATCTTGGCTTCGACGATCGTGGATGTATTCTTGAAGCACTACGAATCAATCGACGGCCGGTCTCTCCCTCACTCGTCGAGGAGTTGATGGCGAAAAAAGCTGCCGCTTATTTGACCTCGATCAAGGATCACCTCGTGATTTTTCCGGGTGTCAGAGAATTTGTCGAAGCAGCCGCAGCCGCCTACCCCATTGCCATCGCCTCAGGTGCCTTGCGTGCTGAGATCGAATTGGTGCTGGAACAGATCGGGATCCGAAAAGCGTTTCGTCGCATTACCAGCGCGGAGGATGTCACGTGCGGCAAACCAAATCCGGAGCCGTTCCTGCACGCCCTGGCCGGATTGAACCGTCG
Protein-coding regions in this window:
- a CDS encoding HAD family phosphatase, coding for MRAVIFDFDGVIADTEPLHFECLRRTLADIQITLTEADYYADYLGFDDRGCILEALRINRRPVSPSLVEELMAKKAAAYLTSIKDHLVIFPGVREFVEAAAAAYPIAIASGALRAEIELVLEQIGIRKAFRRITSAEDVTCGKPNPEPFLHALAGLNRRHSAAPITPDACLAIEDSLPGIRAARSARMKVLAVANTHTVQDLHEADAISYSLSETRLEELRTRLWPT